A stretch of the Mycolicibacterium celeriflavum genome encodes the following:
- a CDS encoding class II 3-deoxy-7-phosphoheptulonate synthase produces MNWTVDVPIDQLPPLPPLPDELRQRLDAALAKPAVQQPSWDADAAKNMRTVLESVPPVTVPAEVERLKGLLADVACGKAFLLQGGDCAETFVNNTEPHIRANLRALLQMAVVLTYGASVPVVKLARIAGQYAKPRSADIDALGLRSYRGDMINGFAPDAAVREHDPSRLVRAYANASAAMNLVRALTGSGLASLHLVHDWNREFVRTSPAGARYEALAGEIDRALTFMSACGVDNRNLDTAEIYASHEALVLDYERAMLRLSDTEQGSKLYDLSAHYVWIGERTRQLDGAHIAFAEVIANPIGVKLGPTMTPELAVEYVERLDPNNEPGRLTLVTRMGNNKVRDLLPPIIEKVQATGHQVIWQCDPMHGNTHESSTGYKTRHFDRIVDEVQGYFEVHRALGTHPGGIHVEITGENVTECLGGAQDISDSDLAGRYETACDPRLNTQQSLELAFLVAEMLRD; encoded by the coding sequence GTGAACTGGACCGTCGACGTACCCATCGACCAGTTGCCACCGTTGCCGCCGCTGCCCGATGAACTGCGCCAACGGCTCGACGCCGCGCTCGCCAAGCCCGCGGTTCAGCAGCCGAGCTGGGACGCCGATGCGGCCAAGAACATGCGCACCGTTCTGGAGAGCGTCCCGCCGGTGACCGTGCCCGCCGAGGTCGAGCGGCTCAAGGGTCTGCTGGCCGACGTGGCGTGCGGCAAGGCATTCCTGCTGCAGGGCGGCGACTGCGCCGAGACCTTCGTCAACAACACCGAACCCCACATCCGGGCGAACCTTCGCGCGCTGCTGCAGATGGCGGTGGTGCTCACGTACGGCGCCAGCGTGCCGGTCGTCAAGCTGGCCCGGATCGCGGGCCAGTACGCCAAACCGCGGTCGGCCGACATCGACGCGCTCGGGCTGAGGTCATACCGCGGCGACATGATCAACGGCTTCGCGCCCGACGCCGCGGTGCGCGAGCACGACCCGTCGCGGCTGGTGCGCGCCTACGCCAATGCGAGCGCGGCGATGAACCTGGTGCGGGCGCTGACCGGCTCCGGACTGGCCTCGCTGCACCTGGTGCACGACTGGAACCGCGAGTTCGTCCGCACCTCACCCGCGGGCGCCCGCTACGAGGCGCTGGCCGGTGAGATCGACCGCGCGCTGACGTTCATGAGCGCCTGTGGCGTCGACAACCGCAACCTGGATACGGCCGAGATCTACGCCAGCCATGAAGCCCTGGTGCTCGACTACGAGCGCGCGATGCTGCGGCTGTCCGACACGGAGCAGGGCTCCAAGCTCTACGACCTGTCGGCGCACTACGTGTGGATCGGTGAGCGCACCCGTCAGCTCGACGGTGCGCACATCGCGTTCGCGGAGGTGATCGCGAACCCGATCGGTGTCAAGCTCGGCCCGACCATGACACCGGAGCTCGCCGTCGAATACGTCGAGCGGCTGGACCCGAACAACGAGCCGGGCCGGCTGACGCTGGTGACCCGCATGGGCAACAACAAGGTGCGCGACCTGCTGCCGCCGATCATCGAGAAGGTGCAGGCCACCGGCCACCAGGTGATCTGGCAGTGCGATCCGATGCACGGCAACACCCACGAGTCCTCCACCGGCTACAAGACCCGCCACTTCGACCGGATCGTCGACGAGGTGCAGGGCTACTTCGAGGTGCACCGGGCGCTGGGCACCCACCCCGGCGGCATCCACGTCGAGATCACCGGCGAGAACGTCACCGAATGTCTCGGCGGAGCGCAGGACATCTCGGATTCCGACCTCGCCGGGCGCTACGAAACCGCCTGCGATCCGCGGTTGAACACCCAGCAGAGTTTGGAACTCGCGTTCCTGGTCGCCGAGATGCTGCGCGACTGA
- a CDS encoding DUF3040 domain-containing protein: MPLSDHEQRMLDQIESALYAEDPKFASSVRGGTLRAPSTRRRIQGAALFVIGLAMLVSGVAFPATQISGFPVLSVLGFIVMFGGVVYAITGPRVPGGRDRAVPEPGAPRQKRSKGPGGSFASRMEDRFRRRFDE; this comes from the coding sequence ATGCCACTCTCCGATCATGAGCAGCGCATGCTCGACCAGATCGAGAGCGCGCTCTATGCCGAGGACCCGAAGTTCGCTTCGAGTGTTCGCGGCGGAACCCTGCGCGCTCCCTCAACCCGGCGCCGCATCCAAGGCGCCGCGCTGTTCGTGATCGGCCTCGCGATGCTGGTGTCGGGTGTCGCGTTCCCGGCCACCCAGATCAGTGGCTTCCCGGTGCTCTCGGTCCTCGGCTTCATCGTGATGTTCGGCGGTGTCGTGTATGCGATCACCGGCCCGCGGGTACCCGGCGGCCGCGACCGCGCGGTTCCCGAGCCCGGCGCGCCGCGCCAGAAGCGCAGCAAGGGTCCGGGCGGATCGTTCGCCAGCCGCATGGAAGATCGGTTCAGGCGCCGCTTCGACGAGTAG
- a CDS encoding alpha-(1->6)-mannopyranosyltransferase A — protein sequence MTTPPSTQQSKSTLAQHFSRLTSFARSPQARPARLGFVGAVLITAGGLGAGSTRLHDPLLESLHLSWLRFGHGLVLSSILLWGGVALMLAAWLWLGRQVVNRTATEYTMVATTAFWLAPLLLSVPLFSRDTYSYLAQGALLRDGLDPYAVGPVDNPNLLLDNVSPIWTTTTAPYGPGFILISKFVTMLVGDDVVAGTMLLRLCMLPGLALLIWAAPRVARHIGADGATALWICVLNPLVIIHLMGGVHNEMLMVGLMMAGIALTLNGRHVWGVSLIAVAVAVKATAGLALPFMVWVWARNLRRGRGFSPVKAFMTATAASALILCAVFAVLSFAAGVGLGWLTALAGSVKIINWLTLPTAAANLINAFGGLFLPVNFYAVLDVARIIGIAVIAVSLPFVWWRSRHTDREALTGIAVVMVIVVLFVPAALPWYYTWPLAVVAALTQSRRSIAVIAGLSTWITVIWKPDGAHGMYSWAHVLLAVACAAVAWYSLYKARPGAVNTPSPEPGAPPHGPDASEERQPAGH from the coding sequence ATGACCACCCCACCGTCGACGCAGCAGTCGAAAAGCACCTTGGCTCAACATTTTTCGCGGCTGACGTCGTTCGCGAGGTCGCCGCAGGCCCGACCGGCTCGGCTCGGTTTCGTGGGCGCGGTCCTGATCACCGCGGGCGGTCTGGGCGCGGGCAGTACGCGACTGCACGACCCGCTGCTGGAGTCGCTGCACCTGTCGTGGCTCCGGTTCGGGCACGGGTTGGTGCTGTCGTCGATCCTGCTGTGGGGCGGCGTGGCGCTGATGCTGGCGGCATGGCTGTGGCTGGGCCGCCAGGTGGTCAACCGCACCGCAACCGAATACACGATGGTTGCGACGACCGCCTTCTGGCTGGCGCCGCTGCTGCTGAGCGTCCCGCTGTTCAGCCGCGACACCTACTCCTACCTCGCGCAGGGCGCACTGCTGCGCGACGGACTCGACCCGTACGCGGTCGGCCCCGTCGACAACCCGAACCTGTTGCTGGACAACGTCAGCCCGATCTGGACCACCACCACCGCGCCGTACGGCCCGGGCTTCATTCTCATCTCCAAGTTCGTCACGATGCTGGTCGGCGACGACGTGGTCGCGGGCACGATGCTGCTGCGCTTGTGCATGCTTCCCGGCCTGGCGCTGCTGATCTGGGCCGCGCCGCGCGTCGCCCGTCATATCGGCGCCGACGGCGCGACCGCGCTGTGGATCTGCGTGCTCAATCCGCTGGTGATCATCCATCTGATGGGCGGCGTGCACAACGAGATGCTGATGGTGGGCCTGATGATGGCGGGCATCGCGTTGACGTTGAATGGCCGCCATGTGTGGGGCGTGAGCCTGATCGCGGTCGCGGTCGCGGTGAAAGCGACTGCCGGGCTGGCGCTTCCGTTCATGGTGTGGGTGTGGGCCCGCAACTTGCGCCGCGGGCGCGGCTTCTCACCGGTCAAAGCCTTCATGACGGCGACGGCGGCCTCGGCGCTGATCTTGTGCGCGGTGTTCGCGGTGCTGTCTTTCGCGGCCGGAGTGGGCCTGGGCTGGCTCACCGCGCTGGCCGGATCGGTGAAGATCATCAATTGGCTGACGCTGCCCACCGCGGCGGCGAACCTGATCAACGCCTTCGGCGGATTGTTCCTGCCGGTGAACTTCTACGCCGTGCTCGACGTCGCGAGGATCATCGGGATCGCGGTCATCGCGGTGTCACTTCCGTTCGTGTGGTGGCGATCTCGGCACACCGACCGCGAGGCACTGACCGGTATCGCGGTGGTGATGGTGATCGTGGTGCTGTTCGTACCGGCGGCCCTGCCCTGGTACTACACCTGGCCGCTGGCGGTGGTGGCGGCGTTGACTCAGAGCAGACGCTCGATCGCGGTGATCGCGGGCCTGTCCACGTGGATCACCGTGATCTGGAAACCCGACGGGGCGCACGGCATGTATTCGTGGGCGCACGTGCTGTTGGCCGTCGCGTGCGCCGCGGTGGCGTGGTACTCGCTGTACAAGGCGCGACCGGGGGCGGTCAACACGCCATCGCCTGAGCCCGGCGCACCACCTCACGGGCCTGATGCGAGTGAAGAGCGTCAACCGGCCGGGCATTAG
- a CDS encoding protein kinase domain-containing protein gives MSSVDSYPHTDPLAGAVLDGRYRVDTLIATGGMSAVYRGLDLRLDRPVALKVMDARYAGDTQFMTRFQREARAVARLTDPGLVAVYDQGIDGQHPFLVMELVEGGTLRELLRERGPMPPHAAAAVLGPVLGGLAAAHRAGLVHRDVKPENVLISDGGDVKIADFGLVRAVAEAKITSTSVILGTAAYLSPEQVSTGDADPRSDVYAVGILTYELLTGQTPFAGDTALAVAYQRMDNDVPAPSSTIAGVPAQFDAFVARASARDPAHRYADADEMGEHLEAMVDELGLPPFRVPAPHNSAQHASAALQPAAARTAVPPAPRQQTRTLPREDWPAPEPEFQPVSAQFAGIDLDEFYWARQRARRALLFWVVAVLTLTALIAAAAWTAGSNLPNLI, from the coding sequence ATGTCTTCGGTGGATTCCTACCCGCACACGGACCCGCTTGCCGGGGCCGTGCTCGACGGTCGGTACCGCGTCGACACCTTGATCGCCACCGGGGGCATGTCCGCGGTCTACCGCGGGCTCGACCTACGCCTCGATCGGCCCGTGGCGCTCAAGGTGATGGACGCGCGGTACGCGGGGGACACGCAGTTCATGACGCGGTTCCAGCGCGAGGCACGCGCGGTCGCCCGGTTGACCGATCCCGGCCTGGTCGCGGTGTACGACCAGGGCATCGACGGGCAGCACCCCTTCCTGGTGATGGAACTCGTCGAGGGCGGCACGCTTCGGGAACTGCTGCGCGAGCGCGGGCCGATGCCCCCGCATGCGGCCGCAGCGGTGCTCGGGCCGGTCCTCGGCGGGCTCGCGGCGGCGCACCGCGCGGGCCTGGTGCACCGCGACGTCAAACCCGAGAACGTGCTGATCTCCGACGGCGGCGACGTCAAGATCGCCGACTTCGGGCTGGTGCGCGCGGTCGCCGAAGCGAAGATCACCTCCACCAGCGTCATCTTGGGCACCGCGGCGTATCTGTCGCCGGAGCAGGTCAGCACCGGCGATGCGGACCCACGTAGCGACGTCTACGCGGTTGGAATCCTGACCTACGAACTGCTGACCGGCCAGACCCCGTTCGCCGGCGACACTGCACTCGCGGTGGCCTATCAGCGGATGGACAACGACGTGCCCGCCCCGAGCTCGACGATCGCCGGCGTCCCAGCGCAATTCGACGCATTCGTGGCGCGCGCCAGCGCCCGCGATCCCGCGCACCGCTATGCCGACGCCGATGAGATGGGCGAGCACCTGGAGGCGATGGTCGACGAACTCGGTTTGCCCCCGTTCCGGGTGCCGGCTCCCCACAATTCCGCCCAGCATGCGTCCGCTGCCCTGCAGCCCGCCGCCGCGCGGACGGCGGTTCCACCGGCGCCGCGCCAACAGACCCGGACGCTACCGCGCGAGGACTGGCCGGCGCCCGAGCCCGAATTCCAGCCGGTGTCGGCGCAGTTCGCTGGAATCGACCTCGATGAGTTCTACTGGGCACGCCAGCGCGCTCGGCGCGCGCTGCTGTTTTGGGTGGTCGCCGTGTTGACGTTGACGGCGCTGATCGCGGCCGCCGCGTGGACGGCGGGTAGCAACCTGCCGAATCTCATCTAG
- the rsmH gene encoding 16S rRNA (cytosine(1402)-N(4))-methyltransferase RsmH has product MERRSGDHGHIPVLLDRCVELLKPALTRHSSSGEGALLVDATLGAGGHAEGFLTELPGLRLIGLDRDPDALWIAGERLSRFADRVTLVRTRYDGIATALSETDWRTGKADGMLFDLGVSSMQLDRTERGFSYATDAPLDMRMDPDAELTAADVVNTYDQKSLTRLLREFGDERFAGRIAAALVRRRTRQPFRTTGELVELLYQAIPAPARRTGGHPAKRTFQALRIAVNGELDSLRAALPAALSALAPGGRIAVMAYQSLEDRIVKSAFAAATASRTPPGLPVELPGHGPEFVALTRGAERATPEEIERNPRSAPVRLRALEKVGAAR; this is encoded by the coding sequence ATGGAACGGCGCAGCGGAGACCACGGACACATCCCGGTCCTGCTGGACCGCTGCGTCGAACTCCTCAAACCCGCGCTCACGCGGCACAGCTCATCCGGTGAGGGTGCGCTGCTCGTCGACGCGACCCTCGGCGCGGGCGGACACGCCGAGGGGTTCCTGACCGAACTGCCCGGGCTACGGCTGATCGGCCTGGACCGCGACCCCGACGCGCTGTGGATCGCGGGGGAGCGGTTGTCGCGGTTCGCTGACCGGGTGACGTTGGTGCGCACCCGCTACGACGGCATCGCGACCGCCTTGAGTGAAACCGATTGGCGCACGGGCAAAGCCGACGGCATGCTGTTCGACCTCGGTGTGTCCTCCATGCAGCTGGACCGCACCGAGCGCGGGTTCTCCTACGCTACGGACGCGCCGCTGGACATGCGGATGGACCCCGACGCAGAGTTGACGGCAGCGGATGTCGTCAACACCTACGACCAGAAGTCGCTGACCCGGCTGTTGCGCGAGTTCGGCGACGAGCGCTTTGCCGGGCGGATCGCCGCTGCGCTCGTGCGCCGCCGCACGCGCCAGCCCTTCCGCACCACCGGCGAGTTGGTCGAGCTGCTCTATCAAGCGATTCCCGCGCCCGCGCGGCGCACCGGCGGCCACCCGGCGAAGCGCACGTTCCAGGCGCTGCGCATTGCGGTCAACGGCGAGTTGGACTCGTTGCGTGCCGCGTTGCCCGCAGCGCTGAGCGCTCTCGCCCCGGGGGGCCGCATCGCCGTGATGGCCTACCAGTCGTTGGAGGACCGCATCGTCAAATCGGCCTTTGCGGCCGCCACGGCGTCCAGGACGCCACCAGGCCTGCCCGTCGAACTGCCGGGTCACGGCCCGGAGTTCGTCGCCCTGACCCGCGGCGCCGAGCGCGCAACTCCCGAGGAGATCGAACGAAACCCGCGTAGCGCGCCCGTGCGGCTACGGGCACTGGAGAAGGTGGGGGCCGCCAGATGA
- a CDS encoding glycosyltransferase 87 family protein, whose amino-acid sequence MSMWRSPGGAGWGPTLAWRLFQLLTLAALVWAGWRLLGPVPYRIDVDVYRMGGQAWLDGRPLYADGAMFHTRGGLDLPFTYPPLAAVAFAPFALLSLEAASAAITVTTLVLLIVAVTIVLHRCDVWSETSVTGEPAWLRQAWLAAAVVAPAVVYLEPIRSNFDFGQINVVLMTLVIADCVPRRTPWPRGMLLGLAIALKLTPAVFLLYFLLRRDTRALLVTAASAVVATLVGAAFAWRDSLEYWTETVRNTDRIGTATLNTNQNIAGALARLGVGEGPRFVLWVIACLAVLALTVWAVRRVLKADQPVLALICVAMFGLVVSPVSWSHHWVWALPALVVTALVAYRRRHPALAVVAGAGLALMVWTPITLMPEHKETAASLWRQLAGGSYVWWAIAVILVAGTVAGAIKPAQRSRPVVDATPVPAVN is encoded by the coding sequence ATGAGTATGTGGCGGTCGCCCGGCGGGGCTGGTTGGGGGCCAACGCTCGCCTGGCGGCTGTTCCAGTTGCTCACCCTGGCCGCGTTGGTCTGGGCGGGTTGGCGGTTGCTCGGCCCGGTTCCGTACCGCATCGACGTCGACGTCTACCGGATGGGCGGACAAGCCTGGCTGGACGGTCGACCGCTGTACGCCGACGGCGCGATGTTCCACACCCGGGGCGGGCTGGACCTGCCCTTCACCTATCCGCCGCTGGCCGCGGTGGCCTTCGCCCCGTTCGCGTTGTTGTCGTTGGAGGCGGCCAGCGCCGCGATCACGGTGACCACACTGGTGTTGCTGATCGTCGCGGTGACGATCGTGCTTCACCGGTGCGACGTCTGGTCCGAGACCTCGGTGACCGGCGAACCCGCCTGGCTGCGGCAGGCGTGGCTGGCCGCGGCCGTCGTCGCCCCGGCGGTGGTCTACTTGGAGCCCATCCGGTCGAACTTCGACTTCGGGCAGATCAACGTGGTGTTGATGACGCTGGTGATCGCCGATTGCGTGCCGCGCCGGACACCGTGGCCGCGGGGCATGCTGCTCGGGTTGGCGATCGCGCTGAAACTGACCCCGGCGGTCTTCCTGCTCTACTTCCTGCTGCGTCGCGACACCCGCGCGTTGCTCGTCACGGCGGCGTCCGCCGTCGTCGCCACGTTGGTCGGGGCCGCGTTCGCCTGGCGCGACTCGCTTGAGTACTGGACCGAGACGGTGCGCAACACCGATCGCATAGGCACCGCGACGCTGAACACCAACCAGAACATCGCGGGCGCATTGGCCCGGCTCGGGGTGGGCGAAGGACCACGGTTCGTGCTGTGGGTAATAGCCTGTCTCGCCGTGCTCGCGTTGACCGTGTGGGCGGTGCGACGGGTGCTCAAGGCCGATCAGCCCGTCCTCGCCCTGATCTGTGTGGCCATGTTCGGGCTCGTGGTGTCGCCGGTGTCATGGTCCCACCACTGGGTGTGGGCGCTGCCCGCGCTGGTGGTCACGGCGCTGGTGGCGTACCGAAGACGGCACCCGGCGCTGGCCGTGGTGGCGGGCGCGGGTTTGGCGCTGATGGTGTGGACGCCGATCACGCTGATGCCCGAGCACAAGGAGACCGCGGCTTCGCTGTGGCGACAACTGGCCGGCGGCTCCTACGTGTGGTGGGCGATCGCGGTGATCCTGGTGGCCGGCACGGTGGCGGGCGCGATCAAGCCGGCGCAGCGCAGCAGGCCGGTCGTCGACGCGACGCCGGTGCCCGCGGTCAATTAA
- the idsA2 gene encoding bifunctional (2E,6E)-farnesyl/geranyl diphosphate synthase produces the protein MHAAAPSAVELAGAVTEQLRGLLQDRRSECAYMGDDYAELTAALEEFVLRGGKRLRPAFAYWGWRSVADRSEDPLDPDVLRLCSALELLHACALVHDDVIDASATRRGLPTVHRLFGERHRVHSWRGSAEQFGMSAAILLGDLALVWADDVVATAELPPDAARRVRRVWAAIRTEVLGGQYLDIVAEASGAQSVASALTVNIYKTASYTITRPLQLGVAAAADRPDVQDAFHDFGTDLGVAFQLRDDVLGVFGDPAVTGKPSGDDLRAGKRTVLLAEAVELAEKTDPVAAKLLRTSIGSELSEAQVTELCGVIESVGALDAVESRIEELTRRALQILDAADIDPHAKAGLSELARLAANRTA, from the coding sequence GTGCATGCAGCGGCACCGTCAGCCGTCGAGTTGGCCGGCGCCGTCACCGAGCAGCTGCGCGGTCTACTGCAGGACCGGCGCAGCGAATGTGCGTACATGGGCGACGACTACGCCGAATTGACCGCTGCGCTGGAGGAATTCGTGCTGCGCGGTGGTAAGCGGCTGCGGCCCGCCTTCGCGTACTGGGGTTGGCGGTCGGTGGCCGACCGGTCCGAGGACCCGCTCGACCCGGATGTGTTGCGGTTGTGCTCGGCACTCGAACTGCTGCACGCGTGCGCGCTGGTGCATGACGACGTCATCGACGCGTCGGCCACGCGCCGGGGACTCCCCACGGTGCACCGGCTATTCGGCGAGCGGCACCGCGTGCACAGTTGGCGCGGCTCGGCCGAGCAGTTCGGCATGTCGGCGGCGATCCTGCTCGGCGACCTGGCGCTGGTGTGGGCCGACGACGTCGTCGCGACCGCCGAGCTGCCCCCCGACGCGGCGCGGCGGGTCCGGCGGGTCTGGGCCGCGATCCGCACCGAGGTGCTGGGCGGCCAGTACCTCGACATCGTCGCCGAAGCCAGCGGCGCGCAGTCGGTGGCCTCGGCGCTGACGGTCAACATCTACAAAACCGCGTCGTACACGATCACCCGGCCGCTGCAACTCGGCGTCGCTGCCGCCGCCGACCGTCCGGACGTCCAAGACGCCTTTCACGATTTCGGCACCGACCTCGGTGTGGCGTTCCAGTTGCGCGACGATGTGCTCGGGGTGTTCGGCGACCCCGCGGTCACCGGCAAACCCTCCGGCGATGACCTGCGGGCCGGCAAGCGCACCGTGCTGCTGGCCGAGGCGGTCGAGCTCGCCGAGAAGACCGACCCGGTGGCTGCCAAGCTGCTGCGCACCTCCATCGGCTCCGAACTGTCCGAGGCCCAGGTCACAGAGCTGTGCGGGGTGATCGAGTCGGTCGGCGCGCTGGACGCGGTGGAGAGCCGCATCGAGGAGCTCACCCGCCGGGCGCTTCAGATCCTCGACGCCGCCGACATCGACCCGCACGCCAAGGCGGGACTGTCCGAGCTGGCCCGGCTGGCCGCGAATCGAACCGCGTGA
- a CDS encoding Rv2175c family DNA-binding protein, whose amino-acid sequence MSSIPAAEDVLDPAEDVYDLPTVAEMLGVAVTKVHQQLRDGHLIGVRRNGTVVVPKIFFDATGQVVKPLPGLLVVLHDGGYHDTEIVRWLFTPDASLTIRRDGATEALANARPVDALHSHQAREVVRRAQAMAC is encoded by the coding sequence GTGAGCAGTATTCCGGCCGCGGAGGACGTCCTCGACCCGGCCGAGGACGTCTACGATCTGCCCACCGTCGCCGAGATGCTCGGCGTGGCGGTGACCAAGGTGCATCAGCAACTGCGGGACGGCCATCTGATCGGCGTGCGCCGAAACGGAACAGTCGTGGTCCCGAAGATCTTCTTCGACGCCACCGGCCAAGTCGTCAAACCCCTGCCCGGTCTACTGGTCGTACTGCACGACGGCGGCTACCACGACACCGAGATCGTGCGCTGGCTGTTCACCCCCGACGCATCGCTGACGATCAGGCGCGACGGCGCGACCGAGGCCTTGGCTAATGCCCGGCCGGTTGACGCTCTTCACTCGCATCAGGCCCGTGAGGTGGTGCGCCGGGCTCAGGCGATGGCGTGTTGA
- a CDS encoding LppM family (lipo)protein, producing MLTLVVLPTVVGCVRVRVSITVSPDDRVSGQIVAAAKPRNADDKGPQLLNNLPFANKVAVSEYSRDDYVGSQAVFSDLTFAELPQLANMNRDAAGVDISLRRAGDLVILEGRADLTSLNDSEADVSLTVSFPGEVTSTNGDQVSTEIVEWKLRPGVVSTMNAQARYTDPSARSFTGAAIWLGLGSFVVAGIIGALAYMSRDQSPRVGDARD from the coding sequence ATGCTGACACTCGTCGTGCTGCCGACGGTCGTCGGCTGCGTTCGGGTGCGGGTGTCGATCACGGTGTCCCCCGACGACCGGGTGTCCGGACAGATCGTCGCCGCGGCCAAACCGCGGAACGCCGACGACAAGGGCCCCCAACTGTTGAACAACCTGCCGTTCGCCAACAAGGTGGCGGTCTCGGAGTACAGCCGCGACGACTACGTCGGTTCCCAGGCGGTGTTCTCCGACCTCACCTTCGCCGAGCTGCCCCAACTGGCGAACATGAACCGCGATGCCGCGGGTGTCGACATCTCGCTGCGCCGCGCCGGCGATTTGGTGATCCTCGAGGGCCGCGCTGACCTCACCTCGCTCAACGACTCGGAGGCCGACGTCTCGCTGACGGTGTCATTTCCCGGCGAGGTCACCTCGACCAACGGCGATCAGGTGTCCACCGAGATCGTCGAGTGGAAATTACGGCCCGGCGTCGTCAGCACGATGAACGCCCAAGCCCGCTACACCGACCCGAGCGCCCGGTCGTTCACCGGCGCGGCGATCTGGCTGGGCCTGGGCTCGTTCGTGGTGGCCGGCATCATCGGCGCGTTGGCCTACATGAGCCGTGACCAATCGCCGCGGGTGGGCGACGCGCGCGATTAG
- a CDS encoding GNAT family N-acetyltransferase — protein MATFLIDLSPGDMQRRLGDALAVYVDAMRYPRGTEDQRASMWLEHTRRPGWKAVAAFEGPDADPATASILGVAYGYCGAPDQWWQQQVVAGLQRVGADRRQISELMTNYFELTELHIHPRAQGRGLGEALARRLLADRQESYVLLSTPEINGEANRAWRLYRRLGFTDVIRGYHFAGDPRAFAILGRSLPL, from the coding sequence TTGGCGACATTTCTCATCGATCTGTCGCCGGGCGATATGCAACGCCGGCTCGGTGACGCGCTCGCCGTCTACGTCGATGCGATGCGCTATCCACGCGGCACCGAGGACCAGCGGGCGTCGATGTGGCTCGAGCACACCCGCAGGCCGGGATGGAAGGCCGTCGCCGCGTTCGAGGGGCCTGACGCCGATCCGGCCACCGCCTCCATCCTCGGCGTCGCCTACGGCTACTGCGGCGCACCGGACCAGTGGTGGCAACAGCAGGTCGTGGCCGGGCTGCAACGCGTGGGGGCGGACCGCAGGCAAATCTCAGAGTTGATGACGAACTACTTCGAGCTCACCGAGTTGCACATCCACCCCCGTGCTCAGGGCCGTGGGCTCGGTGAGGCGCTGGCCCGCAGACTGCTCGCCGACCGGCAGGAGTCCTATGTGCTGCTGTCGACGCCGGAGATCAACGGCGAGGCGAACCGGGCGTGGCGGCTGTACCGCAGGCTGGGGTTCACCGACGTCATCCGCGGCTACCACTTCGCGGGCGACCCGCGCGCTTTCGCGATCCTGGGCCGGTCACTGCCACTGTGA
- a CDS encoding polyadenylate-specific 3'-exoribonuclease AS, giving the protein MRYFYDTEFIDNGRTIELISIGVAAEDGREYYAVSTEFNPERAGSWVRKHVLPKLPPPASQLWRSRSQIRSELEDFFGIDGDEPIELWAWVGAYDHVVLCQLWGPMTDLPPAIPRFTRELRQYWEERGSPRMPPRPRDAHDALVDARHNLLRFQLMTTGQAQAQR; this is encoded by the coding sequence GTGCGCTACTTCTACGACACCGAGTTCATCGACAACGGTCGCACGATCGAGCTGATATCGATCGGAGTGGCTGCCGAGGATGGCCGCGAATATTACGCAGTGTCAACCGAATTCAACCCCGAACGGGCGGGCAGCTGGGTGCGCAAGCACGTGCTGCCCAAGCTTCCGCCGCCGGCCTCGCAGCTGTGGCGTTCGCGGAGCCAGATCCGCTCGGAGCTGGAGGACTTCTTCGGCATCGACGGTGACGAGCCGATCGAGCTGTGGGCCTGGGTGGGCGCCTACGACCACGTCGTGCTGTGCCAGCTGTGGGGCCCGATGACCGACCTTCCGCCGGCGATCCCGCGTTTCACGCGGGAGTTGCGGCAGTACTGGGAAGAGCGCGGTTCGCCGCGGATGCCGCCGCGGCCGCGGGATGCCCACGATGCGCTGGTCGACGCTCGCCACAATCTGCTTCGGTTTCAGCTGATGACCACCGGCCAAGCGCAGGCCCAGCGGTGA
- the mraZ gene encoding division/cell wall cluster transcriptional repressor MraZ, giving the protein MFLGTYTPKLDDKGRLTLPAKFRDALAGGLMVTKSQDHSLAVYPRAEFEKLARRASQASRSNPEARAFLRNLAAATDEQHPDGQGRITLSADHRRYANLSKDCVVIGSVDYLEIWDSTAWQEYQQTHEENFSAATDEALHDII; this is encoded by the coding sequence ATGTTTCTCGGCACCTACACGCCGAAACTCGACGACAAAGGGCGGCTCACGCTGCCCGCCAAGTTCCGCGACGCGCTGGCAGGAGGGTTGATGGTCACCAAAAGTCAGGATCACAGCCTCGCCGTCTACCCGCGCGCCGAGTTCGAGAAGCTGGCACGACGGGCGTCGCAGGCATCGCGAAGCAATCCCGAAGCACGCGCTTTCCTGCGGAACCTGGCCGCGGCCACCGACGAGCAGCACCCGGACGGGCAAGGCCGGATCACCTTGTCGGCCGATCACCGTCGCTACGCGAACCTGTCCAAGGACTGCGTGGTGATCGGATCGGTCGATTACCTGGAGATCTGGGATTCGACAGCATGGCAGGAGTACCAGCAGACCCACGAAGAGAACTTCTCCGCGGCCACCGATGAAGCTCTGCACGACATCATCTGA